The Desulfovibrio porci genome includes a region encoding these proteins:
- the drmD gene encoding DISARM system SNF2-like helicase DrmD, giving the protein MTTTNTSSANSVVRFGAVPEPGQLVEVRRRQWVVTDVSSGALSTAINGEQHLVGLSSLDEDSMGEEIQVVWQLEAGAQVLEKAGLPSITGWDSNDRLEAFLDAVRWGAITNADRSFLQSPFRSGITIEDYQLDPLVRAVEMARVNLLIADDVGLGKTIEAGLVIQELLVRHRARTVFVVCPASLQVKWQTEMQEKFGLEFRIVDTEYVKRLRRERGIHVSPWTSYPRLITSMDWMKSGEGFRLLKDVLPPHITYPRKFDILVVDEAHNVAPASASMYALESQRTRLIRLLAPHFTHRLFLSATPHNGYQESFTSLLELLDDQRFARTVMPDEKQLHRVMVRRLKRDIVDANGKPVFPERKLEGLEIDYSEEERQIHALLGEYTADRSKSVKGTRFEYGTDFVHMLLKKRLFSSPMAFALTLAKHRETLERGKPKGDRDTMDDRILRKAILKTEEEHSNDSLVEKAQYEAVEVASELAPPLSLEQRDMLNRLSAWGEKARNRVDSKARAILDWLESHLKTNGCWNGKRVILFTEYRATHSWLHQILTANGYGSDCLMYLHGNMSPDERESVKAAFQAHPDISPVRILLATDAASEGIDLQNHCNYLIHVEIPWNPNVMEQRNGRIDRHGQKEDTVFIWHPVGKGFSSRAAGRSVKPGDVAGDHEYLMRAVLKIDAIREALGSVGPVIAQQIVEAMLGRRSSLDTAAAEAKAAKVGKFVTAEKRLQERIARLHERLMEAKNDFHLSPEHISRAVEVALDLAEKPALKPIGSAHGEKGSIFEVPVLPGSWGRATVGLEHPHTGVRRPITFDHDVAKGRDNVVLVHLNHRLVQMCLRLLREEIWKLDDVKRLHRVAVRTVPDNELRVPAVAVWSRLVITGGDHHRLHEELTLAGGELEHKRFARIAQVGKLEALAAQGSPIEPDQALFDVLKDRFERHEDALMAAVEARSRDRLKFLENTLDRRMKSEIADVRTVLDELEASIRKELKPDRQDGQLYLPGLSPEEMAQVKKDVHALEARLARIPEEREEEKAAIEKHYANPVDRTFPVAVVFLVPQSQARRS; this is encoded by the coding sequence ATGACAACGACAAACACAAGTTCAGCGAACAGTGTCGTTCGTTTCGGAGCCGTTCCCGAACCCGGTCAACTTGTTGAGGTCCGACGTCGTCAGTGGGTGGTCACTGATGTTTCCAGTGGAGCCTTGTCAACGGCGATCAACGGTGAGCAACACCTCGTCGGCCTGTCATCCCTGGACGAAGATTCCATGGGCGAAGAGATCCAAGTTGTCTGGCAGTTGGAGGCCGGAGCTCAAGTCTTGGAAAAGGCTGGGCTGCCGTCGATCACCGGCTGGGACAGCAACGACCGCTTGGAAGCCTTTCTTGACGCCGTTCGCTGGGGAGCGATCACCAACGCGGATCGCTCTTTTCTGCAATCGCCTTTCCGGAGCGGTATAACCATTGAGGACTACCAACTTGATCCGTTGGTTCGAGCCGTCGAGATGGCCCGCGTCAATCTCCTCATCGCGGACGATGTCGGCTTGGGTAAAACGATAGAGGCGGGACTGGTCATCCAGGAGCTGCTCGTCCGTCATCGCGCCCGGACCGTGTTCGTCGTTTGCCCCGCCAGCCTGCAAGTCAAATGGCAGACCGAGATGCAGGAAAAATTTGGCCTCGAATTTCGGATCGTCGACACCGAGTACGTTAAGCGCCTCCGTCGCGAACGCGGTATCCATGTAAGCCCTTGGACGTCCTATCCTCGTCTCATCACTTCAATGGACTGGATGAAGAGCGGCGAAGGTTTCAGGTTGCTGAAGGACGTACTCCCTCCTCACATTACCTATCCGAGAAAATTCGATATTCTGGTCGTTGACGAGGCGCACAACGTCGCACCGGCGTCAGCATCCATGTATGCCTTGGAAAGTCAGAGAACACGGCTAATCCGTTTACTTGCTCCACACTTTACCCATCGGCTGTTTTTGAGTGCTACCCCCCACAACGGATACCAAGAGTCCTTCACCTCGTTGCTGGAGTTGCTGGATGATCAGAGATTCGCCAGGACCGTCATGCCGGACGAGAAACAACTCCACCGCGTCATGGTTCGTCGACTGAAGCGCGACATCGTCGACGCGAACGGCAAGCCGGTGTTTCCGGAGCGCAAGCTCGAAGGTCTCGAAATCGACTACTCCGAGGAGGAGCGCCAGATCCACGCCTTGCTCGGAGAGTACACGGCCGACCGTTCGAAGAGCGTCAAGGGCACGCGCTTCGAATATGGAACCGATTTCGTTCACATGCTTCTCAAAAAGCGCCTCTTTTCTTCACCCATGGCTTTCGCACTCACGCTGGCGAAACATCGGGAAACTCTCGAACGCGGCAAGCCAAAAGGCGACCGAGACACCATGGACGATCGCATTCTGCGCAAGGCGATCCTGAAAACCGAAGAGGAGCATTCGAACGATTCGCTGGTCGAAAAAGCCCAGTACGAAGCGGTTGAGGTAGCGAGCGAACTCGCGCCACCTCTGTCACTTGAGCAGAGAGACATGCTCAACCGTCTCTCCGCATGGGGGGAGAAAGCACGCAACCGCGTTGACTCGAAAGCCAGGGCCATTCTCGACTGGCTTGAGAGCCATCTGAAGACGAACGGATGCTGGAACGGAAAGCGCGTGATTCTGTTCACTGAATACCGGGCCACCCATTCGTGGCTCCATCAGATTCTCACTGCCAACGGCTACGGCAGCGATTGCTTGATGTATCTGCATGGAAACATGTCGCCGGACGAGCGCGAGTCGGTCAAAGCCGCGTTCCAGGCACATCCAGACATCTCGCCGGTCCGCATTCTGCTCGCGACCGACGCGGCCTCGGAAGGTATTGACCTGCAGAACCACTGCAACTACCTCATCCATGTTGAGATTCCGTGGAATCCAAATGTCATGGAACAGCGCAACGGCCGCATTGACCGTCATGGGCAGAAGGAAGACACCGTCTTCATCTGGCATCCGGTAGGGAAAGGTTTTTCCTCAAGAGCCGCAGGCAGGTCCGTCAAACCCGGTGATGTCGCGGGAGATCACGAGTATCTGATGCGCGCCGTCCTCAAGATCGACGCCATCCGGGAGGCTCTCGGCAGCGTTGGACCGGTCATTGCCCAGCAGATCGTAGAAGCCATGCTCGGTAGGCGCAGCAGCCTGGATACCGCCGCGGCGGAAGCCAAGGCCGCCAAGGTGGGGAAGTTCGTCACGGCGGAAAAGCGCCTTCAGGAACGCATCGCTCGCCTGCACGAGAGACTGATGGAAGCGAAGAACGATTTCCATTTGTCGCCCGAGCATATTTCGCGTGCGGTCGAGGTCGCTTTGGATCTGGCGGAAAAGCCAGCGCTCAAACCCATCGGATCGGCTCACGGCGAAAAGGGAAGCATTTTCGAAGTGCCTGTTCTTCCCGGTTCCTGGGGCAGAGCCACCGTCGGACTGGAACACCCCCATACCGGCGTTCGCCGCCCGATTACCTTCGATCACGATGTCGCCAAAGGTAGAGACAATGTCGTTTTGGTACATCTCAACCACCGCTTAGTGCAGATGTGTCTGCGCCTGCTGCGGGAGGAGATATGGAAACTCGACGACGTCAAGCGACTTCACCGCGTGGCGGTTCGAACCGTACCCGACAATGAATTGCGAGTCCCGGCGGTGGCGGTCTGGTCGCGCTTGGTGATCACCGGCGGAGACCACCATCGCCTTCACGAAGAGCTGACCCTCGCCGGAGGAGAACTCGAACACAAACGGTTCGCTCGCATCGCTCAAGTCGGCAAACTGGAAGCTCTGGCTGCCCAAGGCTCGCCTATTGAACCAGACCAGGCACTATTCGACGTTCTGAAGGACAGGTTTGAACGCCACGAAGACGCTCTCATGGCCGCCGTCGAAGCGAGATCCAGGGACCGCTTGAAGTTTCTTGAGAACACCCTCGACAGGCGCATGAAAAGCGAAATCGCAGACGTTCGAACGGTTCTGGATGAGCTTGAAGCCAGCATTCGCAAGGAACTGAAGCCGGATCGTCAAGATGGCCAACTCTATCTGCCCGGGCTCTCGCCCGAAGAGATGGCCCAAGTCAAGAAGGACGTCCATGCCCTTGAAGCCCGATTGGCTCGGATTCCGGAAGAGCGGGAAGAAGAAAAGGCCGCGATCGAAAAACACTACGCCAATCCGGTAGATCGAACGTTCCCGGTGGCCGTCGTATTCCTCGTTCCACAATCACAGGCAAGGAGGAGCTGA
- a CDS encoding Eco57I restriction-modification methylase domain-containing protein, which translates to MKNLSKHAEWLSLIEISGPFLTMSMLDKAFPQGLEAVETPRRQKLRAAYEEWREAVDQEDKLLPELHREWVRLVLTDLLEYDHESLVHAGDWPSELPSVSSQEHAGTFKPNWIVCSPADLKPRLFIAVLPPDTDLESVQRGDGWPVSLQERMTLLCRTHGVRVGLLTDGERWMLVNAPVGSTSSQASWYARLWFQEPSTLRAFQSLLGVRRCFGPAEDTLESLLEESLKHHEEVTDTLGEQVRRAVEVLVQCLDKADEDRNRELLRDVKPAELYEAGLTVMMRLVFVLCAEERGLLLLGDSVYDRCYAVSTLRGQLAEEADRHGPEVLDRRHDAWARLLAVFRAVYGGIEHESLRMPALGGSLFDPDRFPFLEGRAKGTRWRETSAVPVPIDNRTVLLLLNSLQILEQPGGALLLSYRALDVEQIGHVYEGLLEHTVARVPRVTLGLQGAQKAKNPNIALAELESARLDDEAALVELLLEVTGRSGSAIRNGLSKPADDAVFGRLLGVCGGDTALAERIRPFTNLLRTDAWGDPIVYRDNSFMVTLGADRRETGTHYTPKALTESIVTTTLEPVVYLGPADGKPREEWMLKSSREILDLKICDPAMGSGAFLVQACRYLGEKLVEAWLHEEEAGKAITVDGDVLDQLGAEEPLSSQLDERLTIARRLVAERCLYGVDINPLAVELAKLSIWLVTLAKGRPFGFLDHNLRSGDSLLGIHRLEQLTRLRMDTESGQQYQLHIFGQKVEAAVNEAIELRKQLRATAIRDIQDVEAMARLDSEARRKLESVELIADAMIGEALRCGGNTRALNTALDKLATMAGDFLGGNEKMGEQIARQAKENLAIDFPKETAPRRPFHWALIFPEVIRKGGFDGMVGNPPFTGGRLVGRRFGLAYQEYLNYIRNGVKGSPDFCAYFFLRVFSLLGSRGFFGLLATKSITETGSRVVCLDQIIGKGGAVYHSFSRMPWPGNAAVVISIAWVARDGWQGQKILDGRTVSAINGALEEDFQIERPMKLNALKGQFSQGQDVMGRGFELTAEDRAAILEADPKCAEVIFPLFNGQDLNTMPKLEPYRWVIYFRDWPEEKARQYGAAFRRVEELVKPYRDSLTGQIHQKCFWKFWDLRPILMQEMAAYEAVLASAIVTKYITFRKVPTNNIYNTKTKLYFLRRWDEFAVLQSTHHQEWAFWTCGTLGASTLNYSTSQALETWPMPILDGREELFTYGEIYHENREKIMLENMIGLTQFYNRFHDPSEVDLRIDEMRRLHCEIDLAVIRAYGWDDLDLEHDFHEVPYLPENDRVRFTISDRARLTVLRRLSELNHQRYEEEIAQGLQRGGKKRSTSRSPRTRRATDATVAQPHLDFDARVSAPTSENTPTIAIHGFLSTQDGWHAKVEILAATEVTNGQWNSAIEKLLADGLIERQGERRGAKYRAVKRN; encoded by the coding sequence ATGAAGAATCTATCCAAACACGCCGAATGGCTCTCCCTGATTGAGATATCCGGTCCTTTCCTCACCATGTCTATGCTGGACAAGGCATTCCCGCAAGGGTTGGAAGCGGTGGAGACCCCGCGACGCCAGAAACTCAGGGCTGCTTACGAAGAATGGCGCGAGGCGGTGGATCAGGAAGACAAACTGTTGCCGGAACTGCACCGGGAGTGGGTTCGTCTGGTACTGACGGACCTGCTCGAATACGACCACGAATCCCTCGTCCACGCGGGCGATTGGCCGAGCGAACTCCCGAGCGTTTCGTCGCAGGAACACGCAGGGACGTTCAAACCCAACTGGATTGTCTGCTCTCCTGCAGACTTAAAGCCGCGCCTGTTCATCGCCGTTCTGCCACCGGACACCGATCTTGAATCGGTCCAGCGAGGTGATGGCTGGCCCGTTTCCCTCCAGGAACGCATGACCCTGCTCTGCCGTACCCATGGCGTGCGCGTGGGACTTCTGACCGATGGCGAACGATGGATGTTGGTCAACGCGCCGGTGGGGTCCACTTCCAGTCAGGCATCGTGGTACGCACGTCTCTGGTTCCAAGAGCCGAGCACTCTTAGGGCCTTCCAGTCTTTGCTCGGAGTCCGGCGCTGTTTCGGCCCGGCGGAAGATACCCTGGAATCGCTTCTGGAAGAATCCCTCAAGCATCACGAGGAGGTCACGGACACCCTCGGCGAGCAGGTTCGTCGTGCGGTCGAGGTGCTCGTGCAGTGTCTCGACAAGGCCGACGAGGATCGCAATCGGGAACTGCTCCGCGACGTGAAGCCCGCCGAGCTCTACGAGGCAGGACTGACGGTGATGATGCGGCTGGTGTTCGTCCTCTGTGCCGAGGAACGCGGCCTGCTCCTTCTCGGTGATTCTGTCTACGACCGATGCTACGCCGTTTCCACCCTGCGCGGTCAACTGGCAGAAGAAGCCGATCGTCACGGGCCGGAAGTGCTCGACCGCCGTCACGACGCCTGGGCTAGGTTACTCGCCGTCTTCCGGGCCGTCTATGGCGGCATTGAGCATGAAAGCCTGCGGATGCCAGCCTTGGGCGGCTCGCTGTTCGATCCTGATCGTTTTCCGTTTCTGGAAGGCCGAGCCAAAGGCACTCGTTGGCGGGAAACTTCGGCCGTGCCGGTGCCCATCGACAACCGTACCGTGCTGCTGCTTTTGAATTCGCTACAGATTTTGGAGCAGCCCGGTGGTGCGCTGCTGCTGTCCTACCGTGCGCTTGATGTGGAGCAGATCGGGCATGTCTATGAAGGTCTTCTTGAACACACTGTGGCTCGCGTTCCCCGCGTGACTCTGGGCCTGCAGGGGGCACAGAAGGCAAAGAACCCGAACATTGCCCTCGCGGAGCTGGAGTCGGCCCGTCTGGACGACGAAGCGGCGCTCGTCGAATTGCTTCTGGAAGTCACCGGGCGGAGCGGATCAGCCATCAGGAACGGTTTGTCCAAACCAGCCGACGACGCAGTCTTTGGCCGACTGTTGGGTGTCTGTGGTGGCGATACCGCATTGGCCGAACGTATCCGTCCCTTCACGAACCTGCTTCGCACCGACGCCTGGGGCGACCCGATCGTTTATCGCGACAATTCGTTCATGGTCACCCTTGGGGCCGATCGGCGTGAGACTGGCACCCATTACACCCCGAAAGCCCTCACTGAGAGTATCGTCACCACCACGTTGGAACCTGTGGTCTACCTCGGTCCGGCCGATGGCAAGCCCCGCGAAGAATGGATGCTCAAGTCGTCGCGGGAGATTCTTGACCTCAAGATCTGCGACCCCGCCATGGGGTCTGGGGCCTTTCTCGTGCAGGCCTGCCGCTATCTCGGCGAAAAACTGGTTGAGGCCTGGCTCCATGAAGAGGAAGCCGGAAAAGCCATCACCGTCGATGGCGATGTGCTTGATCAACTCGGTGCTGAGGAACCCCTGTCATCTCAGCTTGATGAACGGCTGACTATTGCCCGCCGTCTGGTGGCCGAGCGCTGCCTGTACGGTGTGGACATCAACCCGCTGGCGGTGGAGCTGGCCAAACTCTCCATCTGGCTGGTGACCCTCGCCAAGGGCAGGCCATTCGGCTTTCTTGATCACAACCTCCGCTCTGGCGACAGCCTGCTGGGCATCCACCGGCTGGAACAGCTCACCCGGTTGCGCATGGATACAGAATCAGGGCAGCAGTACCAACTCCACATCTTCGGGCAAAAAGTCGAGGCGGCGGTCAATGAGGCCATTGAATTGCGCAAGCAACTCCGCGCCACGGCCATACGGGATATACAAGATGTCGAAGCCATGGCCCGGCTGGATAGCGAGGCTCGACGTAAACTCGAATCCGTAGAGCTAATCGCCGATGCCATGATCGGTGAGGCACTACGATGCGGTGGCAATACACGGGCACTCAATACCGCACTGGATAAGCTTGCCACAATGGCCGGTGATTTTCTTGGCGGTAACGAGAAAATGGGTGAGCAGATAGCTCGTCAGGCGAAAGAGAATTTAGCTATTGATTTTCCTAAAGAAACAGCCCCCCGAAGGCCATTCCATTGGGCTTTGATATTCCCGGAAGTGATCAGGAAAGGCGGTTTTGATGGAATGGTCGGAAATCCTCCATTTACTGGAGGACGATTGGTGGGCCGTCGTTTCGGATTAGCTTACCAGGAGTATCTGAACTATATCCGCAATGGAGTTAAAGGCTCTCCCGATTTTTGCGCGTACTTTTTTCTCAGAGTCTTTTCTCTACTTGGTTCAAGGGGATTTTTCGGCCTGCTCGCAACTAAATCAATCACGGAGACAGGTTCACGCGTGGTTTGCTTGGATCAAATTATAGGTAAGGGGGGAGCCGTTTATCATAGTTTTTCCCGAATGCCATGGCCGGGGAATGCAGCCGTAGTTATATCAATTGCTTGGGTTGCCCGCGATGGCTGGCAAGGCCAGAAAATTCTGGATGGCCGGACGGTATCGGCGATCAACGGTGCACTGGAAGAGGATTTTCAGATAGAGCGCCCAATGAAACTCAACGCGTTGAAAGGTCAGTTCTCACAAGGCCAAGACGTTATGGGGCGTGGCTTCGAACTTACCGCTGAAGATCGGGCGGCAATACTTGAAGCCGATCCGAAATGTGCGGAGGTGATCTTCCCGTTGTTCAATGGGCAAGACCTCAACACAATGCCTAAGCTGGAACCGTACCGCTGGGTCATTTATTTCCGGGATTGGCCAGAGGAAAAAGCGCGTCAGTATGGCGCAGCATTCCGTCGAGTGGAAGAACTTGTCAAACCCTATCGAGATTCGCTCACCGGACAAATTCACCAAAAATGCTTCTGGAAATTTTGGGATCTTCGCCCTATCCTAATGCAAGAAATGGCTGCTTATGAAGCCGTACTTGCGTCGGCAATTGTGACGAAATACATTACATTTAGAAAGGTTCCAACAAATAATATATACAACACAAAAACAAAGCTTTATTTTTTGCGCCGTTGGGATGAGTTTGCTGTTCTACAATCTACTCACCATCAGGAATGGGCATTTTGGACTTGTGGAACTCTGGGGGCATCAACATTGAACTATTCAACATCACAGGCTTTGGAAACATGGCCAATGCCTATTCTGGATGGTCGCGAAGAATTATTCACATATGGCGAAATTTATCATGAGAACCGCGAGAAAATAATGTTGGAGAATATGATCGGTCTTACGCAATTCTACAACCGCTTCCATGATCCATCTGAAGTAGATTTACGTATTGATGAAATGCGACGACTACATTGTGAGATCGACCTTGCAGTCATTCGTGCTTACGGCTGGGATGACCTTGATCTGGAGCACGACTTCCACGAAGTTCCTTACCTTCCCGAAAACGATCGTGTTCGCTTCACCATCAGCGATCGCGCACGTCTTACAGTATTACGTCGGTTGTCGGAGCTGAACCATCAAAGGTACGAGGAGGAAATTGCCCAAGGGCTGCAAAGAGGAGGTAAAAAGCGTTCGACATCTCGCTCGCCACGCACCCGCCGCGCCACCGATGCTACTGTCGCACAACCACATCTTGATTTCGATGCAAGGGTATCGGCCCCAACCAGTGAGAACACACCCACTATCGCGATACACGGATTTCTAAGCACACAGGATGGTTGGCACGCTAAGGTCGAAATATTAGCTGCAACCGAGGTTACGAACGGCCAGTGGAACAGCGCTATCGAAAAGCTTCTTGCCGACGGCCTGATAGAGCGTCAGGGTGAACGGCGAGGTGCGAAATATAGAGCGGTAAAACGGAATTGA